In bacterium (Candidatus Blackallbacteria) CG13_big_fil_rev_8_21_14_2_50_49_14, a genomic segment contains:
- the ureG gene encoding urease accessory protein UreG, whose translation MTVKIGVGGPVGSGKTALLEKLCKALRETYQLAVITNDIYCYEDAEILVKAQALSAERIRGVRTGGCPHTAIREDPSINQEAVDEMLETMPELEILLLESGGDNLASSFSPELVDVSIFVIDVSGGDKIPRKGGPGITRSDLLVINKTDLAPFVGADLEVMARDAQQQRGTAPFCFTNLKTGEGLEKIIAWIEADVLFKPTRGEPWD comes from the coding sequence ATGACCGTCAAAATTGGCGTAGGAGGCCCTGTCGGCAGTGGCAAAACCGCCCTGCTGGAAAAGCTCTGCAAAGCCCTGCGCGAAACCTACCAGTTGGCTGTGATCACCAATGATATCTATTGCTATGAAGATGCAGAAATTCTGGTCAAGGCCCAAGCGTTAAGCGCCGAGCGGATTCGCGGCGTGCGTACCGGCGGCTGCCCCCACACTGCCATTCGTGAAGATCCCAGCATCAACCAGGAAGCTGTCGATGAAATGCTGGAGACCATGCCCGAGCTTGAGATTCTGCTGCTCGAATCCGGCGGAGACAATCTCGCTTCCTCATTCAGCCCTGAACTCGTCGATGTTTCGATTTTCGTGATTGATGTCAGCGGGGGCGATAAAATTCCCCGCAAAGGCGGCCCCGGTATTACCCGCTCAGATCTGCTGGTGATCAATAAAACCGATCTGGCTCCTTTCGTGGGGGCCGATCTTGAGGTTATGGCCCGCGATGCCCAGCAACAACGCGGAACCGCCCCCTTCTGTTTTACCAATCTCAAAACAGGTGAAGGCTTAGAAAAGATTATCGCCTGGATTGAAGCTGACGTTCTGTTTAAACCCACACGAGGCGAGCCATGGGATTGA